A region from the Candidatus Binatia bacterium genome encodes:
- the metH gene encoding methionine synthase translates to MADTNTQSVLEDLLRRRILVLDGAMGTMVQRYGLTEADFRGTLLKDHPKDQRGNNDVLVLTRPDVIGEIHRAYLEAGADIIETCTFTSTSVAQADYGLEHLVYEMNVQGARVAKEAAAEYTRKDPSKPRFVAGAIGPTNRTLSISPDVNNPAYRAIEFDELKDAYAEQVRGLIDGGVDLLLPETSFDTLNMKAAIFAIEEVFEERGIRLPVVLSCTITDRSGRTLSGQTIEAFWYSVEHAKPLAVGLNCALGASDMRPFLETLAATAPTFISCYPNAGLPNAFGGYDETPEDTARIVREFAEAGWLNIVGGCCGTTPDHIRAIAEAVRGVAPHVPVEPDGFSHFSGLEPFTIRPETGFVMIGERTNVTGSKKFARLIKSGDHEGALAVAAEQVRGGANLIDVNMDEGMLDSAKEMSTFLKLVATEPEIARVPIMVDSSKFEVIEAGLKCIQGKGIVNSISLKEGEDVFREQARRIRRYGAGVVVMAFDEEGQATTTERRVAICQRAYRILTEEVGFPPQDIVFDPNILAIATGIEEHNDYAVSFIEATREIKRTCPGVHVSGGVSNLSFSFRGNDVVREAMHAAFLYHAVKAGMDMGIVNAGQLAVYEEIPKDLLELIEDVIFNRRPDATERLVAFAETVKGKSQARGEDLAWRDGTVEERLSHALVKGIVDFIEEDVEEARRKYDKPLDVIEGPLMDGMKIVGDLFGSGKMFLPQVVKSARVMKKAVAYLLPFMEEEKKRRAEAGELVRPQGKILLATVKGDVHDIGKNIVGVVLACNNYEVIDLGVMVPCEKILATAREQGVSIIGLSGLITPSLDEMVHVAKEMERQGFDLPLLIGGATTSRQHTAVKIAPEYSHSTVHVLDASRAVGVVAGLLDPAQREAFDAKNRAEQQDLRALYAERQSRPLLPYQQALERRLRIEWRAEDIARPSFTGRRVLDDVPLSELVPYIDWTFLFHAWELRGKYPEILEHPTYGEAARELFAQAQKLLQRIVDERLLKARGVYAFWPANSDGEDIILWTDETRKHELARFAMLRQQETKYEGQSVYRSLADYVAPIDSGLEDYVGGFAVTAGLGADEVVGAFEAAHDDYSAIMVKALADRLAEAFAEYLHAQARRDWGYGANESLTNEELIAEKYRGIRPAFGYPACPDHSEKTKLFELLRAPEVGITLTESFAMQPAASVSGIYLAHPEARYFAVGRINVDQVEAYARRKGVSVKQVERWLTANLAYDPD, encoded by the coding sequence TTGGCCGACACGAACACCCAGAGCGTCCTCGAGGACCTGCTCCGTCGCCGCATCCTGGTCCTGGATGGCGCGATGGGCACGATGGTGCAGCGCTACGGTCTCACCGAGGCCGACTTCCGCGGCACGCTGCTCAAGGATCACCCGAAGGACCAGCGCGGCAACAACGACGTCCTCGTCCTGACCCGTCCGGACGTCATCGGCGAGATCCACCGCGCCTACCTCGAGGCCGGCGCCGACATCATCGAGACCTGCACCTTCACCTCGACCTCGGTCGCGCAGGCGGACTACGGGCTCGAGCACTTGGTCTACGAGATGAACGTCCAGGGCGCGCGGGTCGCGAAGGAAGCGGCGGCCGAGTACACGCGCAAGGACCCGTCGAAGCCGCGCTTCGTCGCGGGCGCGATCGGCCCGACCAACCGCACGCTGTCGATCTCGCCGGACGTCAACAACCCGGCGTACCGCGCGATCGAGTTCGACGAGCTGAAGGACGCCTACGCGGAGCAGGTGCGCGGCCTGATCGACGGCGGCGTCGACCTGCTGCTGCCCGAGACGAGCTTCGACACGCTCAACATGAAGGCCGCGATCTTCGCGATCGAGGAGGTCTTCGAGGAGCGCGGCATCCGCCTGCCGGTCGTGCTGTCGTGCACCATCACCGACCGCAGCGGACGCACGCTGTCGGGGCAGACGATCGAAGCCTTCTGGTACTCCGTCGAGCACGCGAAGCCGCTCGCGGTCGGGCTCAACTGCGCGCTCGGCGCGAGCGACATGCGTCCCTTCCTCGAGACGCTCGCCGCGACCGCGCCGACCTTCATCAGCTGCTACCCGAACGCGGGCCTGCCGAACGCGTTCGGCGGCTACGACGAGACGCCCGAGGACACCGCGCGCATCGTGCGCGAGTTCGCGGAAGCCGGCTGGCTCAACATCGTCGGCGGCTGCTGCGGCACCACGCCCGATCACATCCGCGCGATCGCCGAGGCGGTGCGCGGCGTCGCGCCGCACGTGCCGGTCGAGCCCGACGGCTTCTCGCACTTCAGCGGCCTCGAGCCGTTCACCATCCGGCCCGAGACCGGCTTCGTCATGATCGGCGAGCGCACGAACGTCACCGGCTCGAAGAAGTTCGCGCGGCTCATCAAGTCCGGCGACCACGAGGGCGCGCTCGCGGTCGCCGCCGAGCAGGTGCGCGGCGGCGCCAACCTGATCGACGTCAACATGGACGAGGGCATGCTCGACTCCGCGAAGGAGATGAGCACGTTCCTGAAGCTGGTCGCGACCGAGCCCGAGATCGCGCGCGTCCCGATCATGGTCGACAGCTCGAAGTTCGAGGTGATCGAGGCCGGGCTCAAGTGCATCCAGGGCAAGGGCATCGTCAACTCGATCAGCCTCAAGGAGGGCGAGGACGTCTTCCGCGAGCAGGCGCGACGCATCCGCCGCTACGGCGCGGGCGTGGTCGTGATGGCGTTCGACGAGGAGGGTCAAGCAACGACCACCGAGCGTCGGGTCGCGATCTGCCAGCGCGCCTACCGCATCCTCACCGAGGAGGTCGGCTTCCCGCCGCAGGACATCGTCTTCGATCCGAACATCCTCGCGATCGCGACCGGCATCGAGGAGCACAACGACTACGCGGTGTCGTTCATCGAGGCGACGCGCGAGATCAAGCGCACCTGCCCGGGCGTGCACGTGAGCGGCGGCGTCTCGAACCTGTCGTTCTCGTTCCGCGGCAACGACGTCGTTCGCGAAGCGATGCACGCGGCCTTCCTCTACCACGCCGTCAAGGCGGGGATGGACATGGGGATCGTCAACGCGGGCCAGCTCGCGGTGTACGAGGAGATCCCCAAGGACCTGCTCGAGCTGATCGAGGACGTGATCTTCAACCGGCGTCCGGACGCGACCGAGCGCCTCGTCGCCTTCGCCGAGACCGTCAAGGGCAAGAGCCAGGCGCGCGGCGAGGACCTCGCGTGGCGCGACGGCACGGTCGAGGAGCGCCTGTCGCACGCGCTGGTCAAGGGCATCGTCGACTTCATCGAGGAGGACGTCGAGGAGGCGCGGCGCAAGTACGACAAGCCGCTCGACGTCATCGAAGGTCCGCTGATGGACGGCATGAAGATCGTCGGCGACCTGTTCGGCTCGGGCAAGATGTTCCTGCCGCAGGTGGTGAAGAGCGCCCGCGTGATGAAGAAGGCGGTCGCCTACCTGCTGCCCTTCATGGAGGAGGAGAAGAAGCGCCGCGCCGAGGCCGGCGAGCTCGTGCGTCCGCAGGGCAAGATCCTGCTCGCCACCGTCAAGGGCGACGTGCACGACATCGGCAAGAACATCGTCGGCGTGGTGCTCGCCTGCAACAACTACGAGGTCATCGACCTCGGCGTGATGGTGCCGTGCGAGAAGATCCTCGCGACCGCGCGCGAGCAGGGCGTGAGCATCATCGGGCTCTCGGGTCTGATCACGCCGTCACTCGACGAGATGGTGCACGTCGCGAAGGAGATGGAGCGCCAGGGCTTCGACCTGCCGCTGCTGATCGGCGGCGCGACCACGTCGCGTCAGCACACCGCGGTCAAGATCGCGCCCGAGTACTCGCACTCGACGGTGCACGTGCTCGACGCGTCGCGCGCGGTCGGCGTCGTCGCGGGGCTGCTCGACCCGGCGCAGCGCGAGGCGTTCGACGCGAAGAACCGCGCCGAGCAGCAGGACCTGCGCGCGCTCTACGCCGAGCGCCAGAGCCGGCCGCTGCTGCCCTACCAGCAGGCGCTCGAGCGTCGGCTGCGCATCGAGTGGCGCGCGGAGGACATCGCGCGGCCGTCGTTCACCGGACGCCGCGTGCTCGACGACGTGCCGCTTTCGGAGCTCGTCCCGTACATCGACTGGACGTTCCTCTTCCACGCCTGGGAGCTGCGCGGGAAGTACCCCGAGATCCTCGAGCACCCGACCTACGGCGAGGCGGCGCGCGAGCTCTTCGCGCAAGCACAAAAGCTGCTGCAGCGGATCGTCGACGAGCGCCTGCTCAAGGCGCGCGGCGTCTACGCGTTCTGGCCGGCGAACAGCGACGGCGAGGACATCATCTTGTGGACCGACGAGACGCGCAAGCACGAGCTCGCGCGCTTCGCGATGCTGCGCCAGCAGGAGACCAAGTACGAGGGTCAGAGCGTCTACCGCTCGCTCGCCGACTACGTGGCGCCGATCGACTCGGGGCTCGAGGACTACGTCGGCGGCTTCGCGGTGACCGCCGGGCTCGGCGCCGACGAGGTGGTCGGCGCCTTCGAGGCCGCGCACGACGACTACAGCGCGATCATGGTGAAGGCGCTCGCCGACCGCCTCGCCGAGGCCTTCGCCGAGTACCTGCACGCCCAGGCGCGGCGCGACTGGGGCTACGGCGCGAACGAGAGCCTCACCAACGAGGAGCTGATCGCCGAGAAGTACCGCGGCATCCGCCCGGCGTTCGGCTACCCCGCCTGCCCCGACCACTCGGAGAAGACCAAGCTCTTCGAGCTGCTCCGTGCGCCCGAGGTCGGCATCACGCTCACCGAGAGCTTCGCCATGCAGCCCGCGGCGTCGGTGAGCGGCATCTACCTCGCGCACCCCGAGGCGCGCTACTTCGCGGTCGGTCGCATCAACGTCGACCAGGTCGAGGCCTACGCGCGGCGCAAGGGTGTGAGCGTGAAGCAGGTCGAGCGCTGGCTCACGGCGAACCTGGCGTACGATCCGGACTAG
- a CDS encoding limonene-1,2-epoxide hydrolase family protein produces MTPEETVRSFCKAVERRDVKELAGYFTDDAVYHNIPLAPVSGREAIEATLAQFITPSSKVEFEMRALATTGSVVLTERVDRFVMNGKSIELPVMGAFEVTPEGKISAWRDYFDMQQFTSQLG; encoded by the coding sequence ATGACGCCAGAAGAGACCGTGCGCAGCTTCTGCAAGGCCGTCGAGCGTCGCGACGTGAAGGAGCTCGCCGGCTATTTCACCGACGACGCCGTCTATCACAACATTCCGCTCGCGCCCGTGAGCGGTCGCGAGGCGATCGAGGCGACGCTCGCGCAGTTCATCACGCCGTCCTCGAAGGTCGAGTTCGAGATGCGCGCGCTCGCGACCACCGGCAGCGTCGTCCTCACCGAGCGCGTCGACCGCTTCGTGATGAACGGCAAGTCGATCGAGCTGCCGGTGATGGGCGCGTTCGAGGTCACGCCGGAGGGCAAGATCAGCGCCTGGCGCGACTACTTCGACATGCAGCAGTTCACGAGCCAGCTCGGCTGA
- a CDS encoding LssY C-terminal domain-containing protein, translating into MMRPVLGPRRTLAAWLVLSLALHGAGCSAYRPTPPDPATFRHRAQAQTRNDVTVTVAVLDADEASRVFGVSLYRRGIQPIWIEVHNGSDGPYLLSKPSIDPHYYSPLEASYVSHYRTTGYLPGGLKNLLLLPLVVPGALQSLGARRANAQMDEYFLSQGFGSEVIGPGETESGFVFAGIDEGTRKVNVVLYGEDGKLSFRFLVPMPDIERDLDPEGIARLHPDEQIVHVDETGLRTALEAMPCCTTDADGTKYGDPVNLVVIGDLEDILDAFSRAGWYETERIHAGSIVRTVQSFLFGSTYRVSPVSDLYLFGRRQDIAFQKVRRTVDDRHHFRLWVTWLRFQGKPVWVGQASRDIGVRFTTQTWNLTTHKIDPEVDDARDYVIGDLVQQESASLVGYVEGVGAAPPNAPRENLTGDPYFTDGWRAFVVLAEPPAELRVTDLR; encoded by the coding sequence ATGATGCGCCCAGTCCTCGGCCCCCGCCGGACGCTCGCCGCGTGGCTCGTGCTGTCGCTCGCGCTGCACGGCGCCGGCTGCTCCGCGTACCGGCCGACGCCGCCCGATCCCGCGACCTTCCGCCACCGCGCGCAGGCGCAGACGCGCAACGACGTCACGGTGACCGTCGCCGTCCTCGACGCGGACGAGGCGAGCCGCGTCTTCGGCGTGTCGCTCTACCGGCGCGGCATCCAGCCGATCTGGATCGAGGTGCACAACGGCAGCGACGGTCCCTATCTCCTGTCGAAGCCGAGCATCGACCCGCACTACTACTCACCGCTCGAGGCGTCGTACGTGAGCCACTACCGGACGACGGGCTACCTGCCGGGCGGCCTCAAGAACCTGCTCCTCTTGCCGCTGGTCGTGCCGGGCGCGCTGCAGTCGCTCGGCGCGCGCCGCGCGAACGCCCAGATGGACGAGTACTTCCTCTCGCAGGGCTTCGGCTCCGAGGTGATCGGCCCGGGCGAGACGGAGAGCGGCTTCGTCTTCGCCGGCATCGACGAGGGCACGCGCAAGGTGAACGTCGTGCTCTACGGCGAGGACGGCAAGCTCAGCTTCCGCTTCCTCGTGCCGATGCCCGACATCGAGCGCGACCTCGATCCGGAGGGGATCGCGCGCCTGCACCCCGACGAGCAGATCGTGCACGTCGACGAGACGGGTCTGCGCACGGCGCTCGAGGCGATGCCGTGCTGCACGACCGACGCCGACGGCACCAAGTACGGCGATCCGGTCAATCTCGTGGTGATCGGCGACCTCGAAGACATCCTCGACGCGTTCAGCCGCGCCGGCTGGTACGAGACCGAGCGCATCCACGCCGGCTCGATCGTGCGCACCGTGCAGTCGTTCCTCTTCGGCTCGACCTACCGCGTGTCGCCGGTGAGCGATCTCTATCTCTTCGGACGCCGCCAGGACATCGCCTTCCAGAAGGTGCGGCGCACAGTCGACGACCGGCACCACTTCCGGCTCTGGGTCACCTGGCTGCGCTTCCAGGGCAAGCCGGTGTGGGTCGGGCAGGCGAGCCGCGACATCGGCGTGCGCTTCACGACGCAGACCTGGAATCTGACGACGCACAAGATCGACCCCGAGGTCGACGACGCGCGCGACTACGTGATCGGCGACCTCGTGCAGCAGGAGTCGGCGAGCCTGGTGGGCTACGTCGAGGGTGTCGGCGCCGCGCCGCCGAACGCGCCGCGCGAGAACCTGACCGGCGATCCGTACTTCACCGACGGCTGGCGCGCGTTCGTGGTGCTGGCGGAGCCGCCGGCCGAGCTGCGGGTGACGGACCTGCGCTGA
- a CDS encoding alkaline phosphatase family protein, with the protein MSSKKDDLEAKSELSRREFLAGLAAATGALMVGSCSDSSDSDSTDVEHLPLPDPETSGIEHIVVVMMENRSYDHFLGWLPGGDGLQSGLEYVDRRGVAHAPYPLAPEWQGCQYGDPDHSYNGGRIQFADGACDGWLRASTDDLFPIGYYRQEDLSFFGQAVPSWTTCDRYFCSLMGPTFPNRIYQHAGATDRLRNTLDPSDLPAIWDRIAEKGLSGRYYYNDLPVTALFGARFIDISKPYSEFLADAAAGRLPNLAFVDPRFVNEELGTSNDDHPFADIRNGQIFLNEIYEAIVSSPNWPNTVLVINYDEWGGFYDHVPPPLMPQTALDREIGNDGRLGFRVPLLVVSPLARRGFIGHEVYDHTSILRMVEWRWGLDPLAERDATAYNLAHVLDFQKGKDLRAPRFDVPQGPFGHECIHGEASRAARADVVELGQRARRYGFDVPW; encoded by the coding sequence ATGAGCAGTAAGAAGGACGATCTCGAGGCCAAGTCGGAGCTGTCCCGCCGCGAGTTCCTCGCGGGGCTCGCCGCTGCGACCGGCGCGTTGATGGTCGGCAGCTGCAGCGACAGCTCCGACAGCGACTCCACCGACGTCGAGCATCTGCCGCTTCCCGACCCCGAGACGTCGGGCATCGAGCACATCGTCGTCGTGATGATGGAGAACCGCTCGTACGACCACTTCCTGGGCTGGCTCCCCGGCGGCGACGGCCTCCAGTCCGGGCTCGAGTACGTCGACCGGCGCGGCGTGGCGCACGCGCCCTATCCGCTCGCGCCCGAGTGGCAGGGCTGCCAGTACGGCGATCCCGACCACAGCTACAACGGCGGTCGGATCCAGTTCGCCGACGGCGCCTGCGACGGCTGGCTCCGGGCGTCGACCGACGACCTCTTCCCGATCGGCTACTACCGCCAGGAGGATCTCTCGTTCTTCGGCCAGGCGGTGCCGTCGTGGACGACGTGCGACCGATACTTCTGCTCGCTGATGGGCCCGACGTTCCCGAACCGGATCTACCAGCACGCGGGAGCGACCGACCGTCTGCGCAACACGCTCGATCCGAGCGACCTGCCCGCGATCTGGGACCGGATCGCCGAGAAGGGGCTGAGCGGCCGCTACTACTACAACGACCTGCCGGTGACCGCGCTGTTCGGCGCGCGCTTCATCGACATCAGCAAGCCGTACTCGGAGTTCCTCGCCGACGCGGCGGCGGGGCGGTTGCCCAACCTGGCGTTCGTCGATCCGCGCTTCGTCAACGAGGAGCTCGGCACCTCGAACGACGACCACCCGTTCGCCGACATCCGCAACGGGCAGATCTTCCTCAACGAGATCTACGAAGCCATCGTGTCGAGCCCGAACTGGCCGAACACCGTGCTGGTGATCAACTACGACGAGTGGGGCGGCTTCTACGACCACGTGCCGCCGCCGCTCATGCCGCAGACTGCGCTCGACCGCGAGATCGGCAACGATGGTCGTCTCGGCTTCCGCGTGCCGCTGCTCGTGGTGTCGCCGCTCGCGCGCCGCGGCTTCATCGGCCACGAGGTCTACGACCACACCTCGATCCTGCGCATGGTCGAGTGGCGCTGGGGACTCGATCCGCTCGCCGAGCGCGACGCGACGGCGTACAACCTTGCGCACGTGCTCGACTTCCAGAAGGGCAAGGACCTGCGCGCGCCGCGCTTCGACGTGCCGCAGGGCCCGTTCGGCCACGAGTGCATCCACGGCGAGGCGTCGCGCGCGGCGCGGGCCGACGTGGTCGAGCTCGGGCAGCGCGCGCGGCGCTACGGGTTCGACGTTCCGTGGTGA
- a CDS encoding MATE family efflux transporter — MEGEPASLILGSEASAPRSAPLAQSRRVIWSLAWPVIVTMLSESLVGLVDMLFVSRLGATSVAAVGVGAQILGAVTVTMTAVGTGTLALVARSIGAGQRGEAERILGQSILVAAALAVAAIVPVIAFAAPLVRAFGVEDHVVELGAAFVHLVMLSVPAYSVFFVVASALRGTGDTRTPLAIGVVVNVLNVALNYVLIFGKLGLPALGVRGSGLASAISFTVGMALSLVLLAVGRLRLRLDWADLALHVATIRRVLHIGYPAAAEQLLMQIGFFLYLLFAARYGTDAIAAYFIGVRILALSFLPGFGFAAAAAALVGQNLGAGEPRRAETAGWHATWMSVALMSAIGVVIFLFAEPIARLFVDQPEVVAGTVSFIYMLGVSQPLMAMDFTLGGALRGAGDTRFPLLTVLIAFYGCRLGFAWMVVNVLHLSLTWLWAALIGDYVARATLKAWRFRRGDWQAIAV; from the coding sequence ATGGAGGGAGAGCCAGCAAGCCTGATCCTGGGTTCCGAGGCGTCCGCTCCACGCAGCGCGCCTCTCGCGCAGTCCCGCCGCGTCATCTGGTCGCTCGCCTGGCCGGTGATCGTCACCATGCTCTCCGAGTCGCTGGTCGGGCTGGTCGACATGCTGTTCGTGTCGCGGCTCGGCGCGACCTCGGTCGCCGCGGTCGGCGTCGGGGCGCAGATCCTCGGCGCGGTGACGGTCACCATGACCGCGGTCGGCACCGGGACGCTCGCGCTGGTCGCGCGCAGCATCGGCGCCGGGCAGCGGGGGGAGGCCGAGCGCATCCTCGGGCAATCGATCTTGGTCGCCGCGGCGCTCGCGGTCGCAGCGATCGTGCCGGTGATCGCGTTCGCCGCGCCGCTCGTGCGCGCCTTCGGCGTCGAGGACCACGTCGTCGAGCTCGGCGCCGCGTTCGTGCACCTCGTCATGCTGTCGGTGCCGGCGTACTCGGTGTTCTTCGTCGTCGCCTCCGCGCTGCGCGGCACCGGCGACACCCGCACGCCGCTCGCGATCGGTGTCGTGGTCAACGTGCTCAACGTCGCGCTCAACTACGTGCTGATCTTCGGCAAGCTCGGCTTGCCGGCGCTCGGCGTGCGCGGCTCGGGTCTCGCGTCGGCGATCTCGTTCACGGTCGGCATGGCGCTGTCGCTCGTGCTGCTCGCCGTCGGACGGCTGCGCCTGCGTCTCGACTGGGCCGACCTCGCGCTGCACGTCGCCACGATCCGCCGCGTGCTGCACATCGGCTATCCCGCGGCGGCCGAGCAGCTGCTGATGCAGATCGGCTTCTTCCTCTACCTGCTGTTCGCGGCGCGCTACGGCACGGACGCGATCGCCGCGTACTTCATCGGCGTGCGCATCCTCGCGCTGTCGTTCCTGCCGGGCTTCGGCTTCGCCGCCGCGGCGGCGGCGCTCGTCGGCCAGAACCTTGGCGCCGGCGAGCCGCGACGCGCGGAGACCGCGGGGTGGCATGCGACCTGGATGTCGGTCGCGCTGATGTCGGCGATCGGCGTCGTGATCTTCCTGTTCGCGGAGCCGATCGCGCGGCTGTTCGTCGACCAGCCCGAGGTCGTCGCCGGCACGGTGTCGTTCATCTACATGCTCGGCGTCTCGCAGCCGCTCATGGCGATGGACTTCACGCTCGGCGGCGCGCTGCGCGGCGCGGGCGATACACGTTTTCCCTTGCTCACGGTGCTGATCGCGTTCTACGGGTGTCGCCTCGGCTTCGCCTGGATGGTGGTCAACGTGCTGCACCTGAGCTTGACGTGGCTGTGGGCCGCGCTGATCGGCGACTACGTCGCGCGCGCGACGCTCAAGGCGTGGCGCTTCCGCCGCGGCGACTGGCAAGCGATCGCCGTTTGA
- a CDS encoding HTTM domain-containing protein, whose amino-acid sequence MSEAPISARATSVPRRLVQAWRRVWFPLAPLSDLAIARVLLALIVLWLNGRSRFASVANAPAFTWDPVALVRLLGLDQPSAEQMHALHVATRALLVAGGLGIFTNLALLGAFLLQLLQEALLNCFGKVAHSTIPLLHAMLFLALSPCGRVWSVDALVRRRWRGAEPRHDVAARSSRFARWPFELLFVELAFYYFDAGLSKVVTSGFAWADGATLQYYLLHRGLPAGEWVASSLTLCRVLSWGALLFELGFPLAIVVRRLRLPFLGLGVLFHLGNHVLMNLSFWPVPATYLLAVPWSELRRTLGGRRRSPAADAEPSGETSSAPPRRALAAGGKLAT is encoded by the coding sequence TTGAGCGAGGCGCCGATCAGCGCTCGCGCGACGTCCGTCCCGCGACGCCTCGTGCAGGCGTGGCGGCGCGTCTGGTTCCCGCTCGCGCCGCTCTCGGACCTCGCGATCGCGCGCGTCCTCCTGGCCCTCATCGTCCTATGGCTCAACGGCCGCTCGCGCTTCGCCTCGGTCGCGAACGCGCCCGCCTTCACGTGGGATCCCGTCGCGCTCGTCCGGCTGCTCGGGCTCGACCAGCCGAGCGCGGAGCAGATGCACGCCCTGCACGTCGCGACCCGGGCGCTGCTCGTCGCCGGCGGCCTCGGAATCTTCACCAACCTGGCGCTGCTCGGCGCCTTCCTGCTGCAGCTCCTGCAGGAGGCGCTGCTCAACTGCTTCGGCAAGGTGGCGCACTCGACGATTCCGCTGCTGCACGCGATGCTGTTTCTCGCGCTGTCGCCGTGCGGGCGCGTCTGGTCGGTCGACGCGCTGGTGCGCCGCCGGTGGCGCGGCGCCGAGCCCCGCCACGACGTCGCCGCACGCAGCTCGCGCTTCGCACGCTGGCCGTTCGAGCTGCTGTTCGTCGAGCTCGCGTTCTACTACTTCGACGCCGGCCTCTCGAAGGTCGTGACGAGCGGCTTCGCCTGGGCCGACGGCGCGACGCTGCAGTACTACCTCCTGCACCGCGGCCTCCCGGCCGGAGAGTGGGTCGCGTCGTCGCTGACGCTCTGCCGCGTGCTGTCGTGGGGCGCCCTGCTCTTCGAGCTCGGCTTCCCGCTCGCGATCGTGGTGCGCCGGCTGCGGCTGCCGTTTCTCGGCCTCGGCGTGCTGTTCCACCTCGGCAACCACGTCCTGATGAACCTGAGCTTCTGGCCGGTGCCCGCGACCTACCTGCTCGCCGTGCCGTGGTCGGAGCTGCGCCGCACGCTCGGCGGCCGCCGCCGGTCGCCCGCAGCCGACGCGGAGCCGTCCGGCGAGACCTCGAGCGCGCCGCCGCGACGCGCGCTCGCCGCGGGCGGGAAGCTCGCCACGTAG
- a CDS encoding hotdog domain-containing protein: MSERSGDDWGKRIDAVRGELMALASKVRRLIDATVSVDAPPGALARATEAVAAIVHELERFVPEPRPPRYPGSTSSEPESVADSFPYDPIAGRLSPLAPPLRIVWEEPRAIGTVTFTTPYEGPPGCVHGGVIAATFDQVLNVANLMRGVAGPTRKLEVRYLAPTPLGVPLRFEGWVESVEGRDVRSLGRVLAGDRVTAEAEGRFVHMSYEKVMRLLDASASPASSDDGTQRDDAQPADEARKPEGTADPESAAQPPSAETPAPEKPAPPSDARRPRESAAARRRRFRASGDGT, from the coding sequence ATGAGCGAGAGGAGCGGCGACGACTGGGGGAAGCGGATCGACGCCGTGCGCGGCGAGCTCATGGCGCTCGCGAGCAAGGTGCGCCGGCTGATCGACGCGACGGTGAGCGTGGACGCGCCGCCCGGCGCGCTCGCGCGCGCGACCGAAGCCGTCGCCGCGATCGTGCACGAGCTCGAGCGCTTCGTCCCCGAGCCGCGGCCGCCGCGCTACCCCGGCAGCACGAGCTCCGAGCCCGAGAGCGTCGCGGACTCGTTCCCCTACGATCCGATTGCCGGACGCCTGAGCCCGCTCGCGCCGCCGCTGCGCATCGTCTGGGAAGAGCCGCGCGCGATCGGCACCGTGACCTTCACGACGCCGTACGAAGGTCCGCCGGGCTGCGTGCACGGCGGCGTCATCGCCGCGACCTTCGACCAGGTGCTCAACGTCGCCAACCTGATGCGCGGCGTCGCCGGGCCGACGCGCAAGCTCGAGGTGCGCTACCTCGCGCCGACGCCGCTCGGCGTGCCGCTGCGCTTCGAGGGCTGGGTCGAGAGCGTCGAGGGACGCGACGTGCGCTCGCTCGGCCGCGTCCTCGCCGGCGACCGGGTCACCGCGGAAGCCGAGGGACGCTTCGTGCACATGTCGTACGAGAAGGTGATGCGGCTGCTCGACGCGAGCGCGTCGCCGGCGTCGTCGGACGACGGCACACAGCGCGACGACGCGCAGCCGGCCGACGAGGCACGCAAGCCGGAGGGCACTGCCGATCCGGAGAGCGCTGCCCAGCCGCCGAGCGCCGAGACGCCCGCGCCCGAGAAGCCCGCCCCACCGAGCGACGCACGACGTCCGCGCGAGAGCGCCGCCGCACGCCGTCGCCGCTTCCGCGCGAGCGGCGACGGGACCTGA
- a CDS encoding protease inhibitor I42 family protein, which produces MRLARAALLLVVAAATGCALWASDDAPRPAALIVAPGERFTISLEANHSTGFSWQLAKPLAENVVTLVETTYETPPGAPPGAPGKELWTFEAVAPGWTSIDFAYRRPWEENLAPARLASYSVDVRAGDAP; this is translated from the coding sequence ATGAGGCTCGCGCGCGCGGCCCTGCTGCTGGTCGTCGCGGCGGCGACCGGGTGCGCGCTGTGGGCGTCGGACGACGCGCCACGACCGGCGGCGCTGATCGTCGCGCCCGGCGAACGCTTCACGATCTCGCTCGAGGCGAACCACTCGACCGGCTTCTCGTGGCAGCTCGCAAAGCCGCTCGCCGAGAACGTCGTGACGCTGGTCGAGACGACCTACGAGACGCCGCCGGGCGCGCCGCCCGGCGCTCCCGGCAAGGAGCTCTGGACGTTCGAGGCGGTCGCGCCCGGCTGGACGTCGATCGACTTCGCCTACCGGCGTCCGTGGGAGGAGAACCTCGCGCCGGCGCGGCTCGCGTCGTACTCGGTCGACGTGCGCGCGGGCGACGCGCCGTAG